The Enhydrobacter sp. sequence AGCGACCTCGACCTGGTTGGGATCGACGCCCGGCAGGGCCACCAGGATCAAGACCGACTCGTCGGTCTCGAGCACATCGGTCGGCGGTTCCCAGGCCGGTGCATTGTGCCGAAGAGCGGCGGACGGGCTGAAAACCTGGCGGTGCAGCCGCTCGGCGCGCGCCAGCATCTGCAGCGCCTCCGACCACATCCAGTTGCGGGGATCATCACTGGTCATTCGCAGCTATATGG is a genomic window containing:
- a CDS encoding Hsp20/alpha crystallin family protein; this encodes MTSDDPRNWMWSEALQMLARAERLHRQVFSPSAALRHNAPAWEPPTDVLETDESVLILVALPGVDPNQVEVAIQNGILMIAGERLLPPQLRIARIHRLELPQGRFERRIPLPAGRYETPKTAVLNGCVVIELPKANRKAAP